A window of Mangifera indica cultivar Alphonso chromosome 11, CATAS_Mindica_2.1, whole genome shotgun sequence contains these coding sequences:
- the LOC123229184 gene encoding chaperone protein dnaJ 11, chloroplastic-like — protein sequence MASISFSSTTPFFGSNFVGNEAHSHPASVKFRPLRISAACATTAERAAPQYIASPAASLYEVLGIQMGATCQEIKTAYRKLARVLHPDVAANSHKEVTAYEFMKVHEAYETLSDPEKRADYDRSLFERRRPPVSSPFGMSGVATTMATLSNSRFSCYTRRSWETDQCW from the coding sequence ATGGCTTCCATATCTTTTAGCTCCACAACTCCTTTCTTTGGCTCAAATTTTGTGGGCAATGAAGCTCATTCCCATCCTGCGTCTGTCAAATTCCGCCCACTTCGAATATCAGCCGCTTGTGCAACAACGGCAGAGAGAGCAGCGCCTCAATACATTGCGTCACCAGCGGCTTCACTTTATGAAGTTCTGGGTATTCAAATGGGTGCCACATGTCAGGAAATCAAGACTGCTTACCGGAAGTTGGCGAGAGTTTTACACCCAGATGTAGCAGCTAACAGTCACAAGGAGGTCACAGCTTATGAGTTCATGAAGGTACATGAAGCATATGAAACTCTTTCTGATCCAGAGAAGCGAGCAGATTACGACCGTTCCTTATTCGAGCGAAGAAGACCACCAGTAAGTTCTCCTTTTGGAATGTCAGGAGTGGCAACTACAATGGCCACGCTGTCAAATTCAAGATTTTCCTGCTATACACGGCGGTCTTGGGAAACTGATCAATGCTGGTAG